Proteins from one Bradyrhizobium roseum genomic window:
- a CDS encoding Hsp20/alpha crystallin family protein, with translation MNAKSVIPVGTQGAVARREINPFSLLQQEIDRLFEGVTRNIPGFATAAMPSMDISETDKAIEITAELPGLEKKDVELNVADNLLTIRGEKKNEREEKNKNYHLVERNYGSFSRSVELPAGVKVEDISAEIANGVLKVTVPKPAPKQTKQIEIKSAA, from the coding sequence ATGAATGCCAAATCCGTGATCCCCGTTGGAACCCAGGGTGCGGTCGCCCGCCGCGAAATCAACCCGTTCTCGCTGCTCCAGCAGGAAATCGACCGGCTGTTCGAAGGCGTCACGCGCAATATCCCGGGCTTTGCCACCGCGGCGATGCCGAGCATGGATATCAGCGAAACCGACAAGGCGATCGAAATAACCGCCGAGCTTCCGGGACTCGAGAAGAAGGACGTCGAGCTCAACGTCGCAGACAATCTCCTTACCATACGCGGCGAGAAGAAGAACGAGCGCGAGGAGAAGAACAAGAACTATCATCTCGTCGAGCGCAACTATGGCTCGTTTTCGCGCTCGGTCGAACTCCCTGCCGGCGTCAAGGTCGAGGACATTTCGGCCGAAATCGCCAACGGGGTGCTGAAGGTCACCGTGCCGAAGCCGGCGCCGAAGCAGACCAAGCAGATCGAAATCAAATCCGCCGCTTGA
- a CDS encoding PHA/PHB synthase family protein → MQKKSPLPSAQVAVAPIRHSDAGPGDDRQAVSLVLPQAPSPTKGVGDVETYRADRTLHAMLARLSGGISPTALLLAYTDWLSHLAASPQRRLEIAQEGLIDAGRFVDAARRFFTPGQGPWSVIKPQPQDKRFGRPEWELPPFNLMAQAFLLGEQWWHNAATGVRGVAKQNEAIVEFSIRQMLDVMSPSNFAVTNPEVLRKTFETGGDNFIRGWRNFCSDWARAASAGLGPVATGDFVVGKTVATSPGKVVFRNELIELIQYAPTTEKVHPEPILIVPAWIMKYYILDLSPQNSLVKYLTGEGFTVFMISWRNPDAADREIAFDDYRRLGVAAALDTIGAVVPDRQVHALGYCLGGTLLSIAAATMARDGDKRLKSISLLAAQTDFTEAGELTLFINESQVAFLEDMMWERGVLDTTQMAGAFQLLRSNDLIWSRLTRDYLMGERAAPSDLMAWNADATRLPYRMHSEYLRKLFLNNDLAGGRYLVEGKPISLSDIHIPMFVVGTLRDHVAPWKSVYKLHYQVDADVTFVLASGGHNAGIVAPPGEPGHTYRIKTEVAHATYTGPDEWLNTVPSVDGSWWPEWTKWLSALSGEASAPPRMGADASKILADAPGDYVRH, encoded by the coding sequence ATGCAGAAGAAATCGCCCCTCCCATCGGCGCAAGTTGCCGTCGCGCCGATCCGTCACTCTGACGCGGGCCCCGGCGACGACCGGCAGGCCGTCTCGCTGGTGTTACCGCAGGCACCATCCCCTACGAAGGGCGTCGGAGACGTCGAAACCTATCGGGCCGACCGGACGCTGCATGCCATGCTGGCTCGCCTCAGCGGCGGCATTTCACCGACCGCGTTGTTGCTGGCCTATACGGACTGGCTGTCGCACCTGGCGGCTTCCCCGCAGCGTCGGCTCGAAATCGCGCAGGAAGGCCTGATCGACGCTGGGCGCTTCGTTGATGCCGCGCGGCGGTTCTTCACGCCCGGGCAGGGGCCATGGTCGGTGATCAAGCCGCAACCCCAGGACAAACGTTTCGGACGACCGGAATGGGAACTGCCGCCGTTCAATCTGATGGCGCAGGCCTTTCTGCTCGGCGAGCAGTGGTGGCACAACGCGGCCACCGGCGTGCGGGGCGTGGCGAAACAGAATGAGGCGATCGTCGAGTTTTCGATCCGGCAGATGCTGGACGTGATGTCGCCTTCGAATTTTGCGGTGACCAACCCGGAGGTGCTGCGCAAAACGTTCGAGACCGGTGGCGACAATTTTATCCGCGGCTGGCGAAATTTTTGCAGCGACTGGGCTCGCGCGGCGTCGGCGGGTCTTGGCCCGGTCGCGACCGGCGATTTCGTGGTCGGCAAGACCGTCGCCACCTCGCCCGGCAAGGTCGTGTTCCGCAACGAACTGATCGAACTGATCCAGTACGCACCGACCACCGAAAAGGTCCATCCGGAGCCTATTCTGATCGTGCCGGCCTGGATCATGAAATACTACATTCTCGATCTGTCGCCACAGAACTCGCTGGTCAAATATCTCACCGGGGAAGGTTTTACCGTCTTCATGATATCATGGCGCAACCCCGATGCCGCCGACCGCGAGATCGCCTTTGACGATTATCGAAGGCTTGGGGTCGCTGCAGCGCTCGACACGATCGGTGCCGTCGTGCCTGACCGTCAGGTGCATGCGCTGGGCTATTGCCTGGGCGGCACGCTGTTGTCGATCGCCGCGGCCACCATGGCCCGCGACGGCGACAAACGCCTGAAGTCGATCAGCCTGCTGGCAGCGCAAACCGATTTCACCGAGGCCGGCGAACTGACGTTGTTCATCAACGAAAGCCAGGTGGCGTTTCTCGAAGACATGATGTGGGAGCGGGGCGTGCTCGATACCACGCAGATGGCGGGCGCGTTTCAGCTGCTGCGCTCCAACGACCTGATCTGGTCGCGGCTGACCCGCGACTATCTGATGGGCGAACGGGCCGCGCCGAGCGATCTGATGGCCTGGAATGCCGATGCCACCCGCCTGCCATACCGGATGCATTCGGAGTATTTGCGCAAGCTTTTCCTCAACAACGACCTTGCCGGCGGACGATATCTCGTCGAGGGCAAGCCGATATCGTTGTCGGATATTCATATCCCGATGTTCGTCGTCGGCACGCTCCGCGACCACGTCGCGCCGTGGAAATCCGTCTACAAGCTCCATTATCAGGTCGATGCCGATGTGACCTTCGTTCTCGCCAGCGGCGGCCACAATGCCGGTATCGTGGCGCCGCCCGGCGAACCCGGGCATACCTACCGGATCAAGACGGAGGTCGCGCACGCCACCTATACTGGTCCTGATGAATGGCTGAACACGGTTCCATCCGTCGACGGTTCCTGGTGGCCGGAGTGGACGAAGTGGCTGTCCGCCCTGTCCGGCGAGGCATCGGCGCCGCCCCGGATGGGAGCCGACGCGAGCAAGATTTTGGCCGATGCACCCGGCGACTATGTTCGCCACTGA
- a CDS encoding zinc-dependent alcohol dehydrogenase family protein: MHAMVLAAPGAPLRFEARDNPVPAPGEVRVKVAACGVCRTDLHVVDGELPDIAYPIVPGHEVVGRVEALGPGVASLRLGERVGVPWLGHTCGDCAYCRNERENLCDHPRFTGYTRDGGFATHLVADARYCFPLGEAGDDVAIAPLLCAGLIGWRSLVMAGEGERLGIFGFGAAGHIIAQVARWQGRSVYAFTRKGDVEAQRLATSLGAEWAGASEDTPPAPLDAAIIFAPVGDLVPLALRAVRKGGRVVCAGIHMSDIPTFPYHILWGERQLLSVANLTRGDGIAFFDVAARAGIRTHTSAFPLREANDVLAKLRAGQITGAAVLLP; the protein is encoded by the coding sequence ATGCACGCCATGGTTCTTGCTGCGCCCGGCGCGCCGCTCCGGTTTGAGGCCCGTGACAATCCGGTTCCGGCGCCAGGAGAAGTGCGCGTCAAGGTTGCCGCCTGCGGCGTGTGCCGGACCGATCTGCATGTCGTGGACGGCGAGTTGCCCGACATTGCCTATCCGATCGTGCCGGGTCACGAAGTGGTCGGCCGGGTGGAGGCGCTTGGGCCCGGTGTTGCCTCGCTTCGCCTCGGCGAGCGGGTGGGGGTTCCCTGGCTCGGCCATACCTGCGGCGATTGCGCCTATTGCCGGAACGAGCGAGAAAACCTCTGCGACCACCCTCGCTTCACCGGTTACACGCGCGATGGCGGGTTCGCCACGCATCTGGTCGCCGACGCGCGCTATTGCTTTCCGCTCGGCGAAGCCGGTGACGATGTCGCGATCGCACCCTTGCTCTGCGCCGGTCTCATCGGTTGGCGTTCGCTTGTGATGGCGGGCGAAGGAGAGCGCCTTGGCATCTTCGGCTTCGGCGCGGCCGGCCATATCATCGCGCAGGTCGCCCGCTGGCAGGGGCGCAGCGTCTACGCTTTCACCCGCAAGGGCGATGTCGAGGCGCAGCGCCTCGCAACATCGCTCGGCGCGGAGTGGGCCGGGGCCTCCGAAGACACGCCACCGGCGCCGCTCGACGCCGCGATCATCTTCGCTCCCGTCGGTGATCTCGTTCCATTGGCGCTACGCGCCGTACGCAAGGGCGGCCGGGTGGTCTGCGCCGGCATTCACATGTCGGATATTCCCACGTTCCCCTACCACATCCTGTGGGGAGAGCGGCAGCTGCTGTCGGTCGCCAATTTGACGCGCGGCGACGGGATCGCGTTCTTCGACGTCGCGGCGCGAGCAGGGATCAGGACACACACCAGTGCGTTTCCGTTGCGTGAGGCCAACGACGTGCTTGCGAAACTGCGCGCCGGTCAGATCACCGGCGCCGCCGTGCTGTTGCCATGA
- a CDS encoding universal stress protein, producing the protein MFRNILVHIPSERPVRPVVDVAVALTMARRSHLDAVAIGYESMGAAGMIVEGGGAAVAAVMGAEQERAQERADAAIAVFETEAKLAKIAYGTRTLACIPAEAGQTVAALSRLYDMTIVLQPDGARASYDNEIPQHILFNSGGPMLMVPYIHKGPLDAHHVGIAWDGSRLAARAVRDAIPFLMGANAVTIITINEEASEASSDQLAAHLGRRGIAARLQRLTADRGNVQGAILSIAAENNMGLLVMGGYGHSRLQERILGGVTRSMFDSLTVPVLMSH; encoded by the coding sequence ATGTTCAGGAACATTCTGGTTCATATACCCTCCGAGCGGCCGGTCCGGCCGGTTGTCGATGTCGCTGTCGCGCTGACCATGGCGCGGCGGTCGCATCTCGACGCCGTCGCCATCGGCTATGAATCGATGGGCGCCGCCGGCATGATCGTCGAGGGTGGCGGGGCCGCGGTTGCCGCCGTGATGGGCGCGGAGCAGGAACGCGCCCAGGAGAGGGCTGACGCCGCGATCGCGGTGTTCGAAACCGAGGCCAAGCTCGCCAAGATCGCCTACGGCACGCGGACGCTCGCGTGCATTCCCGCCGAGGCCGGTCAAACCGTCGCCGCGCTCTCCCGGCTTTACGACATGACCATCGTGCTGCAGCCGGATGGCGCCCGCGCCAGCTACGACAACGAGATTCCCCAGCACATCCTGTTCAATTCCGGCGGGCCGATGCTGATGGTTCCCTATATCCATAAAGGACCGCTGGACGCGCACCATGTCGGCATCGCCTGGGACGGCAGCCGCCTCGCAGCGCGCGCGGTGCGCGACGCGATACCGTTCCTGATGGGCGCGAACGCCGTGACCATCATCACGATCAACGAGGAGGCCAGCGAGGCGTCTTCCGACCAGCTTGCAGCACATCTGGGACGGCGCGGCATTGCGGCCAGGCTGCAGCGGCTGACTGCGGATCGCGGCAACGTTCAGGGCGCCATCCTGTCGATCGCGGCCGAGAACAATATGGGCCTGCTCGTGATGGGCGGATATGGCCATTCGCGGCTGCAGGAGCGAATCCTGGGCGGTGTTACCCGGAGCATGTTCGACAGTTTGACCGTGCCGGTGCTGATGTCGCACTGA
- a CDS encoding CBS domain-containing protein, translating into MRAHQIMTHSVATVAPDATILEAANIMLQRHVSGLPVVDAAGKLVGVVSEGDFIRRSEIGTQRKRGRWLKFLLGTGAAATDYVRENGRKVSEVMTADPITIAEDTTLEEIVKAMETNHVKRLPVIKDGKLVGIVSRANLLQAVAGLARDVPDPTADDDHIRRRIIAAIEKNDWSPFGLNVIVRDGIVHLSGVITDEGSRQASMVAAQNVAGVKKIHDHLCWVDTMSGMYLESPEDAELAKAG; encoded by the coding sequence ATGCGCGCCCATCAGATCATGACCCATTCGGTTGCTACCGTCGCGCCGGATGCCACCATTCTCGAAGCCGCCAACATCATGCTGCAACGCCACGTCAGCGGGCTTCCGGTGGTCGATGCGGCCGGCAAGCTGGTTGGCGTCGTCTCGGAGGGAGACTTTATTCGACGCAGCGAAATCGGCACGCAGCGCAAGCGTGGCCGCTGGCTGAAATTCCTGCTGGGCACCGGTGCGGCCGCCACCGATTACGTCCGCGAGAACGGCCGCAAGGTTTCAGAGGTCATGACCGCCGATCCGATCACGATCGCCGAAGACACGACCCTGGAAGAGATCGTGAAGGCCATGGAGACCAATCACGTCAAGCGCCTGCCGGTGATCAAGGACGGCAAGCTGGTCGGGATCGTCTCTCGCGCCAATTTGCTGCAGGCCGTTGCCGGCCTGGCCCGCGACGTGCCCGACCCGACCGCCGACGATGACCACATCCGTCGCCGCATCATCGCCGCGATCGAGAAGAACGACTGGAGCCCGTTCGGGCTCAACGTCATCGTGCGCGACGGCATCGTCCATCTCAGCGGCGTGATCACGGATGAAGGATCGCGGCAGGCGTCGATGGTGGCCGCGCAGAACGTCGCCGGGGTCAAGAAGATCCACGACCATCTGTGCTGGGTCGATACCATGTCCGGAATGTACCTGGAATCGCCCGAAGACGCCGAGCTGGCGAAAGCCGGTTAG
- a CDS encoding bifunctional aminoglycoside phosphotransferase/ATP-binding protein — MSDEKSAAEGDLQRQVLDFLDRSSFGPAGGGKRIDTHASMVFLGADRVLKVKRACRLPFLDYSTLEKRKRACEEELKVNAPNAPELYRRVVAITRNADGTFEIDGKGTPAEWAVEMTRFDDTQALDRVAAGKAIDPALATAIADAIRRCHDRAPRADGESWLASIPPIIERNSAKFRTVQRLDPAAIDRLDAASRDAATALRPLLRQRAEQGYVRRCHGDLHLANIALVDGRPLLFDAIEFDPVIATTDVLYDLAFTLMDLLHFNQAAAANEVFNLYLAGTGDAGRDGLRLLPLFLSMRAAIRAHVLFMKSEQAVGSDAVWQEAKRYFDLAGRLIAPEPPVLVAIGGLSGTGKSVLARGLAGLIAPPPGAVIVRSDVVRKHLFGVDETTALPESAYRPDVTARVYGMLSSEARRLLAQGCSVVLDAAYLQAAERAEIAVLAGTCGIRFIGLFLTADLATRLARIAQRQGDASDATGDVARKQETFAIGAVDWHIIDASGTPEQSLRNARASVCGAG, encoded by the coding sequence ATGAGCGATGAAAAATCGGCGGCCGAGGGGGACCTGCAGCGGCAGGTGCTCGATTTCCTGGATCGCTCCAGCTTCGGTCCGGCGGGCGGCGGCAAGCGGATCGATACCCATGCCTCGATGGTGTTTCTCGGCGCTGATCGGGTCCTGAAGGTCAAGCGGGCCTGCCGCCTGCCGTTCCTCGATTACTCAACGCTGGAGAAGCGCAAACGGGCCTGTGAGGAGGAACTGAAGGTCAACGCGCCGAATGCGCCCGAACTCTACCGGCGCGTCGTCGCCATCACGCGCAACGCCGATGGGACCTTCGAAATCGACGGGAAGGGTACGCCCGCCGAATGGGCGGTCGAGATGACGCGGTTCGATGACACCCAGGCGCTCGACCGTGTCGCGGCGGGGAAAGCGATCGACCCGGCGCTGGCGACGGCGATAGCCGATGCGATCCGGCGATGCCACGACCGCGCGCCGCGGGCGGACGGCGAGAGTTGGCTTGCCTCCATTCCCCCCATCATCGAACGCAACAGCGCAAAGTTTCGTACCGTGCAGCGACTGGATCCCGCGGCCATCGATCGACTCGATGCCGCCAGCCGCGATGCCGCGACGGCATTGCGGCCGTTGCTTCGACAGCGTGCCGAGCAGGGCTACGTGCGCCGCTGTCACGGCGATCTGCATCTTGCCAACATTGCGCTGGTCGACGGCCGGCCGCTGCTGTTCGATGCCATCGAATTCGATCCCGTCATCGCGACGACGGACGTGTTGTACGATCTTGCCTTTACGCTGATGGATCTGCTCCATTTCAACCAGGCCGCGGCGGCGAACGAGGTGTTCAATCTCTACCTTGCCGGAACAGGGGATGCAGGTCGCGACGGTCTCCGACTGCTGCCGTTGTTCCTGTCGATGCGGGCGGCGATCCGCGCGCATGTCCTGTTCATGAAGAGCGAGCAGGCCGTCGGGAGCGACGCGGTCTGGCAGGAAGCAAAGCGCTATTTCGATCTGGCGGGACGCCTGATCGCGCCCGAGCCGCCCGTGCTGGTCGCGATCGGCGGTTTGTCCGGAACGGGGAAATCGGTGCTCGCGCGAGGGCTGGCGGGTCTGATCGCGCCTCCGCCCGGCGCGGTCATTGTCCGCTCGGATGTCGTCCGCAAGCACCTGTTCGGCGTCGATGAAACCACAGCGCTGCCCGAAAGCGCCTATCGGCCCGACGTCACGGCGCGTGTCTACGGAATGCTTTCGAGCGAAGCTCGGCGCCTGCTGGCACAAGGCTGTTCGGTGGTGCTCGATGCGGCCTATCTGCAGGCGGCAGAACGGGCGGAAATCGCTGTTCTTGCAGGCACTTGCGGCATTCGCTTCATCGGCCTGTTCCTGACCGCCGATCTCGCCACGCGACTGGCGCGGATCGCGCAGCGCCAGGGCGATGCGTCCGATGCAACGGGCGATGTTGCCCGGAAGCAGGAGACTTTCGCGATCGGCGCGGTAGACTGGCACATCATCGATGCCTCGGGGACGCCGGAGCAGTCGCTCCGCAACGCCCGTGCTTCTGTTTGCGGTGCCGGATGA
- a CDS encoding bifunctional acetate--CoA ligase family protein/GNAT family N-acetyltransferase — protein MSTYRLKNLLAPHSVALIGASPRHGSVGRAILDNIRKAQFKGQFGLVNPRYHEIDGVATAGSIAKLGFAPELVVLTAPATVIPGLIDEAGRRGAVGAVIVSSGLGHGPGSLADDAERAARKYGMRLIGPNCLGIMMPGVSLNASFSAHMPAAGNLALISQSGAIAAGMVDWAAQRSVGFSGIVSIGDQLDVDIADLLDYFALDEKTQAILLYIEAIKDARKFMSAARAAARIKPVVVVKSGRMAQGARAAATHTGALAGSDAVYDAAFQRAGILRVSDLRELFDCAETLGRVKSPPGKRLAILTNGGGIGVLAIDRLVELGGIPAELSPATRKKLDTLLPPTWSKANPVDIIGDADMARYAAALEVLLADPGNDAVLVMNVQTALARADDIATAVIGVVAKYRAEHRMSPKAVLAVWVGADQSISDLLSGAGIPNYQTGGDAVLGFMHLVRHREAVAALAQVPPAMPSDFAPDVEAARGIVAAALADGRPWLDPIEVKRLFDAYDIAAVPTFAAADADEAVAHANAIFAQGNTVVLKIMSRDIVHKSDVGGVILNLTSADAVRQATAEILARARSLRPEARITGVMVQAMVVRAKSRELILGLADDPTFGTVVVFGRGGTAVEIINDKALALPPLDLQLARSLIERTRVSRLLRAYRDVPAVKQDAVAMVLVKLAQMAADIPDIRGLDINPLLADEAGVLAVDARVVVGRVERKFRGSGPANFAVRPYPTQWQRHLEVKDGWRVFVRPIRPEDEPLIHEMLKHVTMQDLRLRFFAPMKEFSHEFIARLTQLDYARAMAFVAFDETSNDPVGVVRIHSDSIYESGEYAILLRSDLKGRGLGWALMQMIIEYAKSEGLKAISGDVLADNSVMLAMCRNLGFEVKPDPQEHDICCVRLTL, from the coding sequence ATGTCCACCTATCGCCTAAAAAATCTGCTTGCGCCGCATTCCGTCGCGTTGATCGGGGCCAGTCCGCGCCACGGCTCGGTCGGCCGCGCCATCCTCGACAACATTCGCAAGGCCCAGTTCAAGGGCCAGTTCGGTCTGGTCAACCCGCGCTATCACGAGATCGACGGTGTTGCGACGGCCGGAAGCATCGCAAAGCTGGGTTTTGCGCCTGAACTCGTTGTTCTCACCGCGCCGGCGACCGTCATTCCGGGTCTGATCGATGAGGCCGGCCGGCGCGGCGCGGTCGGCGCCGTCATCGTGAGTTCCGGGCTCGGCCACGGTCCGGGATCGCTGGCCGACGACGCGGAGCGGGCTGCGCGAAAATACGGCATGCGGCTGATAGGCCCGAATTGCCTGGGTATCATGATGCCGGGCGTCAGCCTCAATGCGAGCTTTTCCGCGCATATGCCGGCGGCAGGAAACCTGGCGCTGATCTCGCAGTCCGGCGCCATTGCCGCCGGCATGGTGGATTGGGCAGCCCAGCGCTCCGTCGGCTTCTCCGGCATCGTCTCGATCGGCGACCAGCTCGATGTCGATATCGCCGACCTGCTCGATTACTTCGCGCTCGACGAAAAGACCCAGGCGATCTTGCTCTATATCGAGGCGATCAAGGATGCCCGCAAATTCATGTCGGCAGCGCGCGCCGCCGCCAGGATCAAGCCGGTGGTGGTCGTCAAGTCGGGCCGGATGGCGCAGGGCGCGCGGGCGGCCGCCACCCATACCGGTGCGCTCGCCGGGTCCGACGCCGTCTACGACGCCGCCTTCCAGCGTGCCGGAATCCTTCGCGTGTCGGATTTGCGCGAACTGTTCGACTGCGCCGAGACGCTCGGGCGGGTCAAATCGCCGCCCGGCAAGCGGCTTGCGATCCTGACCAACGGCGGCGGCATCGGGGTGCTCGCGATCGACCGGCTGGTCGAGCTCGGCGGCATTCCAGCCGAACTTTCTCCCGCGACGCGCAAGAAGCTCGATACGCTGCTGCCGCCGACATGGTCGAAGGCGAATCCGGTCGATATCATCGGCGATGCCGATATGGCACGCTATGCGGCGGCGCTCGAAGTACTATTGGCAGACCCCGGCAACGATGCCGTCCTGGTGATGAACGTTCAGACCGCGCTCGCGCGCGCCGACGATATTGCTACGGCGGTCATCGGCGTGGTCGCAAAGTATCGCGCCGAGCATCGGATGTCGCCGAAGGCCGTGCTTGCGGTTTGGGTCGGGGCGGATCAGTCGATCAGCGACCTGCTGAGCGGCGCCGGAATTCCGAACTACCAGACCGGGGGCGATGCCGTCCTCGGCTTCATGCATCTGGTTCGACATCGCGAGGCGGTCGCGGCACTGGCGCAGGTTCCGCCCGCGATGCCGAGCGACTTCGCGCCCGATGTCGAAGCCGCGCGAGGGATCGTAGCCGCAGCGCTTGCCGACGGACGTCCTTGGCTCGATCCGATCGAGGTCAAGCGGCTGTTCGACGCCTACGACATCGCTGCCGTGCCGACCTTTGCAGCTGCCGATGCCGACGAGGCGGTCGCCCATGCCAACGCCATCTTCGCGCAGGGCAACACCGTCGTGCTCAAGATCATGTCGCGCGATATCGTGCACAAATCCGATGTCGGAGGCGTGATCCTCAATCTCACCAGTGCCGACGCCGTGCGCCAGGCGACCGCCGAGATTCTCGCGCGGGCAAGATCGCTGCGGCCGGAGGCCCGGATTACCGGCGTGATGGTGCAGGCGATGGTGGTGCGGGCGAAGTCCCGCGAACTCATTCTCGGCCTTGCCGACGATCCGACCTTCGGCACCGTCGTCGTGTTCGGCCGCGGCGGCACCGCGGTCGAGATCATCAACGACAAGGCGCTGGCGCTGCCGCCGCTCGACCTGCAACTGGCGCGCAGTTTGATCGAGCGCACCCGCGTCTCGCGGCTGTTGCGCGCCTATCGCGACGTGCCGGCGGTAAAGCAGGACGCCGTCGCGATGGTCCTGGTCAAGCTGGCGCAGATGGCCGCCGATATTCCCGACATCCGCGGCCTCGATATCAATCCGCTGCTGGCCGACGAGGCCGGCGTGCTAGCCGTCGATGCGCGCGTCGTGGTCGGGCGCGTCGAGCGCAAGTTTCGCGGTTCCGGTCCGGCGAATTTCGCGGTGCGGCCCTATCCCACGCAATGGCAGCGTCATCTCGAGGTCAAGGACGGCTGGCGCGTCTTCGTCCGCCCGATCCGGCCCGAGGATGAGCCGTTGATCCATGAGATGCTGAAGCACGTCACCATGCAGGATCTGCGGCTGCGGTTCTTCGCGCCGATGAAGGAATTTTCCCACGAATTCATCGCCCGCCTGACCCAGCTCGACTATGCCCGGGCGATGGCCTTCGTCGCGTTCGACGAGACGAGCAACGATCCGGTCGGCGTGGTTCGAATCCATTCCGATTCGATCTACGAGAGCGGCGAATATGCCATCCTGTTGCGCTCCGACCTCAAGGGCAGGGGACTGGGCTGGGCATTGATGCAGATGATCATCGAATATGCCAAATCCGAGGGGCTGAAAGCCATTTCAGGCGATGTGCTGGCCGACAACAGCGTGATGCTGGCCATGTGCCGCAACCTCGGCTTCGAGGTGAAGCCGGATCCGCAGGAGCACGACATCTGCTGTGTGAGACTGACGCTGTAA
- a CDS encoding YgaP family membrane protein: MPVNIGKLDQYVRIILGLALIAYALQDGLAIQGWHWIGLIGVVPLVTAFFGSCPLYTVLGISTCPVRQ; encoded by the coding sequence ATGCCGGTCAATATTGGAAAACTGGATCAATATGTACGGATCATCCTGGGCTTGGCGTTGATAGCCTACGCTTTACAGGACGGCTTGGCCATCCAGGGCTGGCACTGGATCGGGTTGATCGGCGTGGTGCCGCTCGTGACGGCCTTCTTCGGGAGCTGCCCGCTCTACACCGTTCTCGGCATTTCGACCTGCCCCGTCCGCCAGTAG
- a CDS encoding CHAD domain-containing protein, whose protein sequence is MALDAVSAIKAHHAGACGGDAEAVHQIRVAITRLRAAVAFFAPIVADAEWLRLKRQIAWLNGPLGNARDSDVVLDYVRRKRYRAWAQAMTGESFEQRQARDHRRLVRCLRSARTERLIAAMARWARQGAWLKAYKQRKDAEALPSYCAGELHRWHARLVRKGKRLDDLGAERRHRLRIQAKRFRYMIEALTETVPLWSHGKCRHLHRPAKRLQRALGDMRDLERLSDLAGNGKRPPGYRHQRKKLLEAAIAAYRDLRYAELAVAR, encoded by the coding sequence ATGGCCCTCGACGCCGTTAGCGCCATCAAGGCCCATCACGCGGGCGCGTGCGGCGGGGATGCCGAGGCGGTTCATCAGATCCGGGTCGCAATCACGCGGTTGCGTGCCGCCGTGGCGTTTTTCGCGCCGATCGTGGCCGATGCGGAATGGCTGCGCCTGAAGCGACAGATCGCCTGGCTGAACGGACCGCTCGGCAATGCCCGCGACAGTGACGTCGTCCTGGATTATGTGCGCCGGAAACGATACCGGGCATGGGCGCAGGCCATGACCGGCGAGTCATTCGAACAGCGACAGGCGCGGGATCATCGCCGCCTGGTGCGCTGCCTGCGTTCGGCACGGACAGAGCGCCTGATCGCGGCCATGGCGCGCTGGGCCAGGCAAGGCGCGTGGCTGAAGGCTTACAAGCAACGCAAGGACGCGGAAGCCCTGCCGTCCTATTGTGCGGGCGAACTCCACCGCTGGCACGCACGGCTTGTCCGCAAGGGCAAACGCCTGGATGATTTGGGAGCGGAACGCCGTCACCGGCTGCGGATCCAGGCCAAGCGATTCCGCTACATGATTGAAGCGCTGACGGAAACCGTTCCGCTGTGGAGCCACGGCAAATGCCGTCATCTGCACCGGCCGGCCAAGCGATTGCAGCGCGCCTTGGGCGACATGCGCGACCTCGAACGCCTGTCCGACCTTGCTGGTAACGGCAAGCGGCCACCGGGCTATCGTCATCAAAGGAAAAAGCTGCTCGAAGCCGCGATCGCGGCTTATCGCGATCTCAGGTACGCCGAGCTCGCCGTTGCCCGGTAA